The following nucleotide sequence is from Gammaproteobacteria bacterium.
TTTCCAGGAACCTCTAGGGTCGATTATTTCCTTGTCATTCAGGTCTTTTCTTCTGAAATTACGGTTAGCTCTCAGTAGGTTTCCGATAATATTTACCTTAAGTTGCTACCTATGCTGTGAAAAACTAAAGAGTCCCCCTCACTCCAGGAGATGGAGGAAAAAGCGCGCTAGCTAGCAACTTGGGTTATTTAAAGAGTAGTAAGAATCAGAGAAAAATACGTACCAGTTCAATCGGAGAATTTCCGGGCGACGCGTTCAAATTCCCGATGAGTTCTTCGGAAGGCATTCAATACGTCAGGATCGAAATGTTCTGGTAGAGTGCGACCATCCCCTATGGTTATTACCCTGAATGCCTCTTCGTAGGAAAGTGGTTTTTTATAAGAGCGTTTACTGATCAGGGCATCATAGATATCGGCAAGCATCATCATTCGGGCGCTGAATGGTATTTCCTTTCCCTTTAGCCCATGGGGATAGCCGGATCCGTCCCAGCGCTCATGATGGAATTCTGCTAATTCGCGTGCATATTGCAGGAATGAACTAGGACCGAGGATCGCCGCTGTTCGTTGAATAGCATCACTTCCATATAGGCAGTGTTTCTTCATTTCCTCGAATTCTAGTTTGGTGAGTTCTCCTGGTTTGTACAGAATTGCATCGGGAACTCCGACTTTGCCGATATCATGGAGTGGTACGGATTGAAAGAGAAGTTCCATATCCTCGGTGTTCATGATATCTGGTGATAGCCGGGTGATGTCTTGCATCAACAATTTTACGTAATGCTTGGTTCTTTGAATGTGACCGCCAGTCTCCGGGTCGCGGAATTCTGCCATAATGGCCATACTGGCGATAGTTGCTTCTTTTGCCTGGGCAAGCTTGCGTGTCTGTTGTTCTACTAGAAAGTGCAGATTGTCTCGATGCAATTTAAGCTGAAGGTGGGTATTTACCCGCGCCAGTACCTCGGCGGATTGAAAGGGTTTGGTGATGTAATCGACACCGCCTTCACAAAACGCCACCACCTTTTGCTCAGTAACGTCCAAAGCGCTGATGAAAATTACCGCGATTTTTTTTAACTCGGGGTCGGCTTTTAAATGCCGGCAGACCTCATATCCGTTCATCTTTGGCATCATGATGTCCAGTAGGATGAGGTCGGGGGCTGGGGTTGCCTTGGCATTTTCCAATGCCTCGGGGCCATTGGTAGCCACCAGCACTTCATACCCCTCCTGCTCTAACATGTCGCCGAGGATACGTAAATTCTCCGGGGTGTCGTCAGCAATTAGAATAATGTGACGTTCAGTCATGGTGGATCCTTTTTCATGCAGGTCGTAGTGTGTCAAAGAGGGCAATTCGTTGAGCGCCTATAGTAGCCTGATTAATTTAGCCGTGAGTTTTAACCCACGAACGGAAGCGGCCATTCATTGATGCGCGTTGTGTTAGCGACGATCGAACCTGCGATGAATTTACCGGATGGATTCAACCGTCGCTAATGTGGCGGAATGATCAACATCTATTTTCCGTGAATTGAAATTCACGGCTAAAATCAATCTCCGCTCCGCGCTGGGAAGAAAGGGAGACGCGTGCAATGGATGGCGACATGACCTTGACTACGTCGTCTCAGATTTCCCTGCCGTTGCTTACGTCTCCTCGATACCTGCCTTACGTAGCCACTCGCGGGCCTTTTCCCCGTCCTGGGGAACGCCGCGCCCATCTCGATACATCATTCCAAGGTTAGCTTGGGCACCGGCCAAGCCCTGTTCTGCGGCACGCTGAAACCACTGTGCCGCCATTGTGGGATTTGCGGCCACGCATTCCCCCTGTAAGTACATGAAACCCAATCCATGTTGGGCAAGCCCATGGCCTTGCTCGGCCGCTGCTCGCATCCAACGGTAGGCTTGCAACTCGTTACGTGCCATTCCTAGGCCGTTTTGCAGCATCACTGCCACACGATATTGGGCCTCGGCATGACCTTGTTCGGTCAAGGGGGAGAGTAACTGCATTGCTCGCGAGAAGTGCTTGGCCTCGAAGGCAGCAAGGCCACTGCTGATATCCATCTCGTCAGGAACTGGGTTATTTCGTTGCTCACTTGGTGCAGACCAAGTGGTATCGGAAGTATCACTTGCCATACTTGCTCTCAATTTGGAGGTGGTTTGACTTTCTATGTTGGCTGGAAATGGCCTCGATCTCCAGCGAACTCTTCTCTTACGTAACTCGTACGAGGCTATACCCCTACAGAAACGGCGAACATTTACTCTACAGAGGATGAGAAGATGAACATCGAACTCGTCGGAAAAATCTGGGATGGGCTAGAGGAACGCCATCTGGATCTGATGCATCCATTCTATAACCGCTTGTTTGAGCACTATTCTCGTTACAAACCGCTGTTCCCGCCCTCGATGGATAGTCACATGCCCCGCATGATGCAAACCTTTGCTACCATGTCCCGACTCGGGGATCATCCCGAGATCACGGAGGCCCACATGCACACTGTGGGCAAGCGTCACCACCACTTTGACCTTTCCGCGCAGGATATGAATAATTCTAAAGAGGTGTTCCTGGAGGTTATCGCAGAATTCTCCGGGGATGCGTGGACGGTGGAGTGCGCAGAGGCATGGAATAAGGTTTTCGATACGCAGATGTTGCCTCAAATGATGAGTGGGCTCAGTGCCACAGAGCGAGAACCACAGATTCCACCGCGCAAAAGTGAGCGTTCTGCCCACTGGTATACCTATGTGTAGAATTGGATTGGCAAGAATATTTTTGGTGGTGATTTAACCTCAAGAAAGTCAGGAGCAGCAGCGACCCCTAGCGATAAATTTCGGCAGGCTATCATCTTTTCCCAATCTGAGAAAAGTTGTCTAATCCTCTGAATTTGTCTCTAGGTGCCGCTGCTTTCTCATTTCTGATGTTAGATCTGCTGGGCCAGATGGAGCATTTCTTGGGCATGGGCACGAGTTTGATCGGTAAGTTCTATCCCTCCCAACATTCGCGCAATCTCTAATACCCGTCCCTCTGGTTCCAGGGCACGAATACCGGTATGGGTGCTGATTCCATCCGTGTGTTTGGTTACCAATAGATGTTGGTGGCCCTCGGCGGCGACTTGGGGCAGGTGCGTGACGCACAATACCTGGCGCTGCTCCCCGAGGCGGTGTAGTAATCGGCCCACAATACCCGCGACCCGTCCACCTATTCCAACATCTACCTCATCGAAAACCAAGGTGGGCACGCGCAGATTGGTGGCGACTAAAACCTGAAGCGCGAGACTAATGCGCGATAATTCTCCCCCGGATACAACTTTGTTCAAGGGTCGAAAGGGTGAACCGGGATTGGTGCTAACCAGTAATTCAACGCGATCTGTGCCATGCGGTCCTTCTTGGTTGTCAATAGGGGTGCAAGCCACCTCGAAACGTCCTCCGGGCATTCCTAAAGCGTGCATATTTTCGGTTACGCGCTCGGCCAATTGTGTTCCTACCCGTGTCCGAGCCGCATGGAGGGTACTTGCTACCTCGCGGTAGGCGTGTCGGGCAGCGGCCAATTCGGCGGCGAGTTCCTCGGCTCGAATCTCCGACCGTTCCAATTCTTCCGTCTCTCTCCGTAATCGGGCGGTGAGAGTGGGTAACTCCGTTTGTTCAATTCGATGTTTGCGGGAAAGTTCCATCACCGCCGCTAATCGTCCTTCTACAAAGTCCAGGCGCTGGGGATCTAGTTCCAAAGCTGTGAGGTAATGGCGTAGCCCGGCAGCGGCTTCTTCGACCTGGATTAGCGCTCCTTCGAGTAATTCCGCTGCTGGGGCGAGACGGGCATCGACCCCTTGGAGCGGGCGCAATTCATTGCGCGCCCGAGATAATAGGGATAGGGCACACGGCGCCCCTTCTCCTTGTAAGCGTGCCAGGGCGGTTTGTCCACCCTCTAGAAGACGTGTGGCATGGGTTAGCCAACGATGTTCCTCTTCCAGAGTTTCCAGTTCTCCGGCCTGAAGGGCAAGGTCATCGAGTTCTTGAAGCTGAAAACGCAGGTAGTCCAGGCGATTTTCCCGATTTGCAGCCGCTTGTCGGATGCGTTCGTATTCCGTGGCCAAGCGATGCAGATTTCGATAGCGTTCGGCCACAGTTGTGAGTAGGGCGGTATTGTTGGCATAATCGTCCAGAATTTGGCGTTGAACATCCCGGACCAGCAAACTTTGATGGGCGTGCTGACCGTGGATATCTACCAGTAACTCGCCTAATTCTCGAAGCGATTGGAGGGGGACGGTCCGCCCATTGATAAAGGAGCGAGAGCGCCCGTCTTTTCCAACCACTCGACGCAGGAGGCATTCCTTATTGGTTTCGCCATTCTCGTCATCCTCATCGAGTTCATGATCGGTGAGATAGGCACGCACCGTGGGTAGGTTGTTTACCGCAAAAACCGCGCTGACTTCTGCCCGTTCGGCTCCTTGGCGTACTGCGCTAGTGTCTGCACGATCCCCTAGGGCCAGACCGAGCGCATCCACCAGAATAGATTTACCGGTGCCAGTCTCACCGGTGAGTACAGTCATATTAGGACCAATGTCTAAATCCAGATGGTCCACAATTGCATAACCACGAATCTGAATATGGGTCAACATATTTTCTACCGATCACTCTGGCGGGGATGTGGTTCATCACATCCAGATAATAGCGACGACATGGGACTATGTGATTATTTCTGAAGGTGTATTATTGTTAACCCAAGTTGCCACCTACTTGCCCCCTCCCCAGCCCTCCCCGTAAACGGGGAGGGAGTAGGCCGCAGACCTCACCCCGTTTACGGGGGGATTGAGGGGGGACGATTGGATGCGATCCCGAATTTTGAATAGGCGGCAACTTGGGTTATTGTTAATCACTCAAGGGTGGTGCATTTAATTCGAGGAGTGGGTCAGGAATACCCGCCTCGGCGAAACCTCTAGCGCGGATGTGGCAGGCGGGGCATTTTCCGCAAGGAGGTCGATGTCCTTCATAGCAGGTATGAGTCCAGGCCATTGCCGATAGTGCACCTAAGTCTTGCGCAAGCCGGATGGTATCGCATTTTGACAGGTTCATAAGCGGGGTGTGGATGGTAATTTCGTAGTTCATTCCCAGTCGTAGTGTTTGCTCCAGGGCTTGTAAGGTCGTTGTCCGACAGTCCGGGTAACCGCTGTAATCTGTTTGTGCTACGCCAGTCACCAAATGTCGAATGTGTCGTGGGTAGGCATAGGCCGCTGCAAAGGTGAGAAAGATGAGATTGCGACCAGGAACAAAGGTATTGGGTAGCCCGGTGCTAGGATTCGGGTCCATCGCCACTGCGAGGTGGTCGGTCAAGGCATTGCCTCCTAGCGCTGCAAAGGTATTGATGGGGAGTATTATGTGAGGCACCCTAGCCAGATTGGCTATTCGTTTGGCACACTCCAACTCAATACGATGACGCTGCTGGTAATCGAAGGTCAGTGCCGTTACTGCCCCTTTGCCGAATTCGCGGAGTGCCCAATAGAGGCAGGTAGTGGAATCTTGTCCACCGGAAAGGACAACCAGTGCGTGATAGTTCAGATAGTTCATTACATTCACGAGCAGCCGATTTATTCGATTGGAGAGGGGGAGGGGAGGGAGACCGGAAATCAAATAACCAAAATTGCCAGTCCCCGTCATTCTAGTAATCCCTGCCAGAATGACGGATGGCTGGCAACTTGAGCCGCGTAAGTTGGGTTGTGGTACTTTTCAACTCAATTCAAGTCTACAAGGGCTACGCCGCAGTTCCTCTGAAGTTCAGCCTGCCCGCCGGTCTTTGCATTTCTGTAAAAATGCCGCTCTTTCCCGGCTGTCAACCCGTAGTTGAAAAGTTAGGCGGTGACTCAACATTAGGTCGTTGCTATTTTTACCTTACAGTACTGTTGTAATCGCTCACTCTCTCCTCTAGCTCCCCTGGCCACTTTACTCCCCGGCTTCCTCTCCAGGGCTGGAGAGGAGAGGGTGAGTCGAGGGGAGTAATGGTTACACACTGTATAGGCACGATAACAATCGTTCGATCAATTCGTAACGTGCGCTACTTCGAGGATTGTAACGGTCGCGTGGTCACACGGCCAGAGAAGGTATGGTTAACGGAACACATTCCTGTGTCTTGAATTCCAGCAATCCTTGCCGAAATAACGGGATAGCGATTTGCCGGGTAGTCACTTGCGGGTAGTAGCCGGCATGTCCACAATCATAAAACCATCCACCTAACATGGTCAGGGACTGATGATCTTGAAACCTAACCTGGCCCAACACGGTAGCTGGCGCGGCGTCCTCCACCTCGCTATAGTCGCAGCCTGCCCCGTCTCTTGCGTGGGCACACTCGCTCCTACGACCATCGGATTTGCATCAGTCGCGATCTGCCCCGGCCTACCCTGCATCCCCGGCGCCTAATGCGCTGGCCGAGAGCCGCCCCCCATGCACGCAACCATTGACGACAACCACCTCAAGGACCTCATGAAGACCGCCCTGATGGAGCTCCTGGAAGAACATCCGGCGATGCTGCGTGGTCTCATGGCCGAGGCCCTGGAAGACATGACCAGGGAGCGCCCCCGTGGCGGCGACCGCGACCGCGACCGCGAAGACGACGATTACGAAGACGACGACTTCCCGCGTCGCCATACTGCGCGCCCCTCGCGACGCTCCCGGATGAATGCCTCTGCTGGATTTTCTGGACCGGGACCCGAGGACATCCCCACTAACAACCCCCGCCGTGCCGCCAACAACGGCGCTACAGCTGGTTATTCAACTGCAGGGCCTGAAGGAATTGGTCCAACCGGACGCTGGAATCCAGCGGGAGAAACCGCCACCGTAGAAGACCCCCAAATGGGCGCAGCAACCCCTGACTACGGCGCCGCTTTTGGCTCCTCCGACCCATTCTTCAGGAAACCACCCTTGCCAGGTGGTGCCTATGGCAGTGCGGCCCCCAGCTCCCCTTTCCAAAACCGTCAGGGCGCGGCTACGTCACCTGTCACTCCTTTCACGGGCGCTGCTTACCTGTCGCGTGGCCTTTCTCTCTTGATTAACCCCGGTTTACGCCGCTACGTGGTGCTCCCCCTAGCCAGCAGCGTGCTGCTCTTTTCCTTCGCGATTTGGTGGGGAATGGGACAGTTTGGGGCGTTTAATGGTTGGGCTCACGGCTACTTACCATTCTGGCTGATCTGGATAGAGTGGTTGCTGTGGCCGATTTTTACTATCGCCCCGGTGGTGGTGGTCTTCTATTTCTTCACGCTGATCACCAACATCATTGCGGCCCCCTTCAACTCGCTACTTGCCGAAAAGGTATCGCGCCAGATTAGCGGGTTACCCATGGGGGCAGGCCCTGGTTTTGGTACCGCGATCTTACGAGTACCTTCCTCACTGAAGGAGGAGTGGCGTAAATCGGTATGGTTCATTGTGCGGGCCTTAATCTTTGTGGTGCTCTTTTTCATTCCCTTGGTTAACCTGGTGGCACCATTGCTGTGGGCGTTATTCTCCGCGTGGTCGCTGGCCTTGAAGTATCTGGACTACCCGATCGGCAACCAAGGTCTGGAATTTGACGAAACTCGGGCACTCGCTGCGGAAAATCGGTGGTTGGTTCTGGGATTTGGGGTGGCGGTACTGGCTATGACGATTGTACCGGTACTCAACTTTGTGGCGATGCCCGCTGCGGTAGCGGGTGCCTCGGCGTTGTGGACCGACCACATGGCATTACGCCGTAATATGTCGATCTAACTCTAACCCAAGTTGCTACCTATGCGGTGAGAAACGAAAAAGCCCCTCTCCCGGAGGGAGAGGGGAGAAAAGCGCGCTAGGTAGCAACTTGGGTTAACTCTAGGGTGGCGTGTCCCAATAAACATAACCATCGTCCACCTCATCTTAACGAACGAAAATGGAGAGGAGGACAATCAAAACTACTATCCAACCTGCTGATTATTGGTTGTATTTTATCTTTGATCGCCCTCCTTACTGCCCCTTCCGTGGGAGAGAGATTGAACGGTTACTCTCTAAAGAAGTTGCTTCTTCTGCTTTCCCTTGTCATGTCAGAAAATTAATGAAACTTTCTTGGTCGGGATACCATCGGTCTGTATCCATCCGCGATAAACTACGCCGTATTGTGCTATTGACCACGACCGTGGCGCTTGGGGTAGCCTTTGTTGCTACCCTTGGCTTTAACGTCGTCTACTTTCATAAAAACCTGGTTAGCCAGCTCTCCGTTTTGGCTCAAGTAATCGCTACCAGCACGGCGCCTTCCCTAATCACGAGTGACCAAGATACTGCGGAGCAATTATTGGGGGCATTGGAGGCCCAACCGGAAATAGATGGCGGTCATTTGTTCGATTCAGACGGTAGGCTCTTCGCGAGTTATCACCGCGATCGGACCAACATCGATTTGGATAGTCTCAAATCAGACCCCTGGATACGTACACCAACCATCGGGGTTGATCGATTGCGTTATCGCCGTCGAGGCGGGCAGCTAGAGCTGCTGGTACCGGTGGTATTTGCCCATAAAACCATCGGCCGTTTCTACCTCTATGCCCATTTGCAGCAGGTCCACACCAACCTCGCTTGGAGTGTCTCGGTAGCGGTGATCGTTGCGGTAATTGTCCTTTTCCTGGCTTTGTCCTTGACTGAGCGCCTCCAAGGGCGCATCTCTGACCCGATCCTGCGTCTCGTTGAGACCATAAAGCGTGTCTCTGCAGAGCAGAATTACGGCCTACGTGTCACTAGTGACGACCAGAGCGAGGTGGGCCACCTTATCGAGGGCTTCAACCACATGCTCTCCCAGGTGGAGGATCGTGACCGGCACCTTGCACGCTATCGCCTCCACCTGAAAAAAGAAGTGACGAGACGCACTGCCGACCTATCACGCACCAATGACGAGCTACGCGATGCCGTAATTGAGGCAAGGCGCGCCCGCCACGAAGCTGAGGAGGCACGCGTCATCGCCGAGCAGGCAAATCACGCCAAGAGTCAGTTTCTGGCCAACATGAGCCATGAGATCCGCACCCCCATGAACGGGGTGCTGGGCATGACCGCACTGCTCCTCGATACCCCACTTACCCCTGAACAACGCCAATTCGCCGACGCGGCCCTGCAATCGGGGCAGACCCTACTCACCCTCATCGATGACATTCTGGACCTCGCTAGGATCGAAGCGGGCAAACTGACGTTAGCCTCACAGAATTTTAATCTCCGCGAACACATCGAAAAAAGCTGCCAGATCTTTGTAGAACAGGCACATCGCAAGGGACTGGTGTTGACCTACACGATCGACGAGGCCCTGCCGACCGAGGTCCGTGGCGATCCCCACCGCTTGCGTCAGGTCCTGACCAATCTGTTGGGTAATGCCATCAAGTTCACACAGGTAGGCCAGATCGAGGTGGTGTTACGTTTCAATCCTGCTGGGTTCATTCACTTTGAGGTGAGCGATACCGGCATCGGTATATCGGAAGAGAAGCAGTCATTAATCTTCGATACCTTCTCCCAGGCCGATGGTTCGACTACCCGCGACTACGGCGGCAGTGGGCTGGGACTTGCCATCACCTGCCAGTTGGTAAGTCTGATGGGGGGGGCGATTGACCTAGATAGTGCCGAGGGGCAGGGCTCCACTTTCTGGTTCAATCTACCGCTTCGGGCCGTAGTGAAGGAGGGCGCGTCCGCGCATGAAACCGTCCTCGAATCGTCACTCCCCGCAGTACGTGTTGAAAGCGTGGTGGATAATCCCCCACTCCTTGCCACTAGTGGCACATCTCTCCGTACCTTCGCACATCCTACGAACCACGAATTGGTGGGGTTACGAGTTCTGGCGGCGGAGGACAACTCCGTCAACCAGCAGCTGCTCATCGCGATGCTGCGTCGCCTCGGTTGTAGTGTCACCATGACCCCCAATGGTAGTGAGGCATTAGAGGCAGCAACCAGTGGGACGTTTGACGTAGTTCTGATGGACTGTCAGATGCCGGTCATGGATGGCTACGAAGCTACCCGCCGCCTCCGCGCCAGAATCACCGATGAGGCGGGTTCACGCATCCCCATCGTGGCCCTCAGCGCCTATGCCATGACGGGGGATCGT
It contains:
- a CDS encoding putative cyclic di-GMP phosphodiesterase VC_1348 (Evidence 3 : Putative function from multiple computational evidences); translation: MTERHIILIADDTPENLRILGDMLEQEGYEVLVATNGPEALENAKATPAPDLILLDIMMPKMNGYEVCRHLKADPELKKIAVIFISALDVTEQKVVAFCEGGVDYITKPFQSAEVLARVNTHLQLKLHRDNLHFLVEQQTRKLAQAKEATIASMAIMAEFRDPETGGHIQRTKHYVKLLMQDITRLSPDIMNTEDMELLFQSVPLHDIGKVGVPDAILYKPGELTKLEFEEMKKHCLYGSDAIQRTAAILGPSSFLQYARELAEFHHERWDGSGYPHGLKGKEIPFSARMMMLADIYDALISKRSYKKPLSYEEAFRVITIGDGRTLPEHFDPDVLNAFRRTHREFERVARKFSD
- a CDS encoding Sel1 repeat family protein, giving the protein MASDTSDTTWSAPSEQRNNPVPDEMDISSGLAAFEAKHFSRAMQLLSPLTEQGHAEAQYRVAVMLQNGLGMARNELQAYRWMRAAAEQGHGLAQHGLGFMYLQGECVAANPTMAAQWFQRAAEQGLAGAQANLGMMYRDGRGVPQDGEKAREWLRKAGIEET
- a CDS encoding Globin, yielding MNIELVGKIWDGLEERHLDLMHPFYNRLFEHYSRYKPLFPPSMDSHMPRMMQTFATMSRLGDHPEITEAHMHTVGKRHHHFDLSAQDMNNSKEVFLEVIAEFSGDAWTVECAEAWNKVFDTQMLPQMMSGLSATEREPQIPPRKSERSAHWYTYV
- the recN gene encoding DNA repair protein RecN, giving the protein MLTHIQIRGYAIVDHLDLDIGPNMTVLTGETGTGKSILVDALGLALGDRADTSAVRQGAERAEVSAVFAVNNLPTVRAYLTDHELDEDDENGETNKECLLRRVVGKDGRSRSFINGRTVPLQSLRELGELLVDIHGQHAHQSLLVRDVQRQILDDYANNTALLTTVAERYRNLHRLATEYERIRQAAANRENRLDYLRFQLQELDDLALQAGELETLEEEHRWLTHATRLLEGGQTALARLQGEGAPCALSLLSRARNELRPLQGVDARLAPAAELLEGALIQVEEAAAGLRHYLTALELDPQRLDFVEGRLAAVMELSRKHRIEQTELPTLTARLRRETEELERSEIRAEELAAELAAARHAYREVASTLHAARTRVGTQLAERVTENMHALGMPGGRFEVACTPIDNQEGPHGTDRVELLVSTNPGSPFRPLNKVVSGGELSRISLALQVLVATNLRVPTLVFDEVDVGIGGRVAGIVGRLLHRLGEQRQVLCVTHLPQVAAEGHQHLLVTKHTDGISTHTGIRALEPEGRVLEIARMLGGIELTDQTRAHAQEMLHLAQQI
- the queC gene encoding 7-cyano-7-deazaguanine synthase yields the protein MTGTGNFGYLISGLPPLPLSNRINRLLVNVMNYLNYHALVVLSGGQDSTTCLYWALREFGKGAVTALTFDYQQRHRIELECAKRIANLARVPHIILPINTFAALGGNALTDHLAVAMDPNPSTGLPNTFVPGRNLIFLTFAAAYAYPRHIRHLVTGVAQTDYSGYPDCRTTTLQALEQTLRLGMNYEITIHTPLMNLSKCDTIRLAQDLGALSAMAWTHTCYEGHRPPCGKCPACHIRARGFAEAGIPDPLLELNAPPLSD
- a CDS encoding CysZ protein, yielding MHATIDDNHLKDLMKTALMELLEEHPAMLRGLMAEALEDMTRERPRGGDRDRDREDDDYEDDDFPRRHTARPSRRSRMNASAGFSGPGPEDIPTNNPRRAANNGATAGYSTAGPEGIGPTGRWNPAGETATVEDPQMGAATPDYGAAFGSSDPFFRKPPLPGGAYGSAAPSSPFQNRQGAATSPVTPFTGAAYLSRGLSLLINPGLRRYVVLPLASSVLLFSFAIWWGMGQFGAFNGWAHGYLPFWLIWIEWLLWPIFTIAPVVVVFYFFTLITNIIAAPFNSLLAEKVSRQISGLPMGAGPGFGTAILRVPSSLKEEWRKSVWFIVRALIFVVLFFIPLVNLVAPLLWALFSAWSLALKYLDYPIGNQGLEFDETRALAAENRWLVLGFGVAVLAMTIVPVLNFVAMPAAVAGASALWTDHMALRRNMSI